The Ignavibacteriota bacterium sequence TAAATATCTTTTATGATTTCATCAAGATTTGAAAGTTTATCATGCAATTCCCTTGGATTGACTTTTGTATAGTGAGCAGTCATCTCCTCTGGTTTATGCCTCATCAAATACTCGCGTTCTTCATACTGTAAGCCGGTAATCAGCATATGAGAACTAAATGAGTGTCTCCATTTATGTACTGTCGCATTTTTTGCTATTCCAGCATTTTTTGCTGTTTCTTTACATTTATCTAATATTCATCTTTCTTTTATTTGATTGCCTTCCTCATTCGTAAATATAAACTCAGAGTTTGTTTTTGCTTCTAATTTTTGGATTATTTTAAATAAATGATTTGTGATCGGAATATTACTTTCTGAAAATTCTGTTTTGGTTTCATGCATTTCAGTTGTTCTTATAAGTATCATTCTACTTTCTAAATCAATTGAATCTTTGCATGTGAGATGCGTAAATTCTTCTATCCTGCAGCCGGTTAAAAATAAACCGGTAAAGATGTTTCTCAAATTTTCACTCATTTCTTGTTTGATAAAGGATTGTATTTCTTCTTTATTGTAATATTCATTTTCACGTTTAATCAAATTTTTCTTACTGATTATTGGAATTATTAAATGATCCATTGAATTCTTGGTAATATTATCCTTAGATACCTGATATTTAAATATTGCTTTCACAGTTTGCAAATATTGTGTAATTGTCATAGATGATGCTCCAGAACATTCTATTTGATAATAGCATATTTAACAAAGTGAGGTAAATTACATAACAACAGAAGTAGATAAAAAACTATGGAAGTTTTTATTTCCTGTAATTGAAACAAAAGTTCAAGTAAAAGATACAAGCTGATTGTACTTCCCTACTAATAAGTACAAAGCAATAATCAGAGAAGATAATAATGAACTGATTGCAATCCAGAAAAACACTTACCAATTAGTTACAAATGCGGAAGTGATAAAACCTGTTCTAGAACAGCTTAATGATCTTACGACCGACTGGTACATTGACCCGAGTCATTCATGTGTTGAAAACAGCAGAATGAGGTTACAGATTACCTTTCCCGAAATAACTCTTCACGATGGAGAAAGTGATATTGCTCTCAGTTTGTTTGTTCACAACAGTTATGATTAAAGTGAAGGAGTAAGAATGTTCTGGGGCGGAATAAGAAGCATTTTCAGTAACGGAAGTGTATTTGGTGAAGTATTGGATAAGTTCTACGCAAACACACATCGGGAATAATTGTTGAAAATCTTAAACAGCAGATTGAAGATACTTACGAACAAATCCCTCTCATTAAAGAAGAATCAACATACTTCAAAACCTAAAACTAGCAATTGATTACAAAGATCAGAGACAGAAAACTTTCGGCAAAGGGATTGCTGAATTTGTTGAAGAAAATCCGAAGGTAAAGAATCAATGGGTTTTGTATAATCAACTTACACATTACATATCACACTTTGTTCAGAAAAAAATCAGAGCATCCTATCAGATGAAAGTCAGTAAGATGTTTCAGCTATAAAGAGAGCCTTGCTCTCTTTAAGTTAAGAATTTATACAATATTAATATTTCATATTTGTAGATAATATTTTAATTTGTAATAGAATGTAATTTAATAAATATTGGCTGGTAATTTGCGCTGACGTTACGCTGCTATAACAAATATATTAAAAACTAGAATATGGGAATTATTATGGCAAATTTTAAAAAAGCAATTTGGCAAATTCTCCTTGTTAGTTTATGGATAAACATTTTTGAAACTTTAAGGTGGATGTTATTTGCAAAACCAGATATTGATATGCACTTCAAAGCAATTAATCTTGTATTGCCCAATGAACCCGTAAATAACATTCTCTGGCTTATATGGGGAATAATAATTGCAGTTATGATTTTTATTATTTCGAAAAAATTCAAAGTATTGCAAACAACTTTCATTGTTTGGATAATAGTATATGTTACGCATTGGATTGCTTTATGGAATTTTTCCGTATTACCAATCAATGTATTATGGCTGGCTGTTCCGTTAACTTTTATTAATATATTTGTTGGTGCTTTAATTTGCGGCAGATTTATAAGCAAATAAATAATTAATAAAAAAAGCATCTAACCCGTGCCTCATGCCTAAAGCTTTTTTTGCACAGGGCTTTTATGCAGTTTAAAAAGTAGTTGTTCCGTTTAATCTTCCTGTTAAAGATTATACAGTCAAAAAAAGTTTGTTCTAATTAAAAAGTTATTTAATAAATGTGGCATTGTTGTTTTGGGCTTCGGCTTAGGCACAACATAAACTGATCCGAGTTCTGAATGAATTTTAAAATAATAACCATAATCGTGATAGTTTATTTATATGGATTGTTTGAGTATTATGTGAACTATCAGCAAAAGAAGAAATTGAAAATTGTTAGCGTGAGAGATAAAGGAAGCCTATGGCTCATTGTGATTTCAATTACAGCTGGGTATTTACTTTCTTTTTCTATTGCAGCAACAAAAATTGGACGAATCTATTATTGGAATATATTGTTCACAATAGGATTATTTATCATTACGATAGGATTAATAATTAGGGTTATTTCCATTAGGCAACTCAAGCAATATTTTACTTATTCGGTTTCCAAAGTTGAAAATCATTTACTAATTGAAAAAGGGTTTTATAAATTCATTAGACATCCTGGCTATTTAGGTCAATTGCTAATTTTTACTGGTATTTCTATTTCATTATCAAATTGGTTAGCTGTAATTCTTATGTTACTATCGACTCTTGTTGGATATATAAATCGAATTAGAGTTGAAGAAAAATTTATGATTGAGCAAATGGGTGATATATATTCCAATTATCAGAAGAGAACAAAAAAACTAATACCAAAAATTTATTAAATAAACAGTGCCTAACAAGCGCCTCAACCCGACCGCTTTATTTTTCAAAAAGTTTAGAAAATAAAAAAAATCTAAACCCGAATTTTAATCAGCATAGTACTACCTACTTAACTTTATTTTCGAAAAGAAATTTACCAACTCGATGGGAATCTGGTTAAGTGTGCCGTGGGGGTATGGAACCAGAATCCTTGATCGCGAGTTTATTTTTTTTTCTTATGGTCTTATTGGTTGATTATTGGCTGTCCTAATAAGGAATTTATAAACTATATTAGCAAATTTGAGTTTAGTTATTAGTTTTTTTTGTCGAGGTGGAGAAATCATTTGAAAACTAAAAGAACTCTTAACCTTCCCTGATTCGGTCATATTCAGCAAATTGATTATCCAATGACAGCATTAAAGTGTGTTACCCATGAGTCATCTCCAATCCTCTATAACGATGCGGTTGAGTCCTTATATACCTACGAATGCTTCAATCTTTAATATCCAATATAACTTTTCAGATTTGATGACTGATAAATCTGCGTAAAAAATATTAGTAATAATTGTATGTTTTCAAAAGTTAATTCATGAAACAAAAATTATGAGATTACCAAAATATTGACTGTTTACAAAAAAATTTGTCAATTGAGTAACAATAGTTATCTCTATCGGACAAATTTTATAATCTTTAATTTTGGGTCTTACTTAACTTTTCGGGAAATCATTTTATTACCGTTTTGAATGATTTCAACACCGTCAACAATTCCGTCGTTATTCTTTTTAAACATTAACAAAACGTCAGCCATATCAATAAAAAAATCTGTTTCGGAAATCGGGAATAATTTGAATTTCTGTCCGTCCGGGCTGTTTCCCATCAAATTTCCTGATTCAATAAATACATTAATATTAACCCCAGGCTGGATTTCATATTTTCCGATGTAAGTATTTAATATTTCCTTATCAACTAAAGGTAAATTCTCAATTATTGTTGTAAAATCGGACTGAACTCTCCTATACGGGCATTTTTTTCTAAGATCAAAGTCGCCTGTTTCGGTATATTTGTCGCTAATTTTCCAATTATTATCAAAAATTCCCCGCGCAATAATAAGTTTATCGGATGGGAATCCAAGACTTCTGTTTACAACACTTCCATCTTTAATGAAGAAATCGAAATCCTCTTCGCCGTTTGTGTAAAAGTACATTCCAGCTGCAGATGTACCCCCGATAACTGTTACATATCTTTTATCATTCAACGGGTGCGGATAAACCATTTGTACACAGGCATCTTTTGCTTCAAAAACTTTACCCGATATTTCAATATTACTTGATGAAATTTTTAATGGAATTTTATTTCCTATTTTTTTAGTAATTAAATTTGCTTCCGCATCGCCGTATAGAATAAGCGAGTATTTTGCCATATCGATTTCACTCAATTCTGTATCAAGAAAAACACGCGGCTCATATTTTTGCCAGTTTTTCCAATAACTTACAAATTCAGTTGCTTTAATCCTGCACAATTTATTCATTAAAGTATCTTTGGAAGAAGTTCCGATAACAATTGCAAACGGAGTAGTTGTTACTTCCGAAATCGGACCTTCAATTTCGGGATTTTTAGATTTTGCAGAAGTTTTGTAATTTTTATCTGTAAGAATTATTTTGCCATCTTTTACCTCCACTTCACGGATATCATTAACATTCCAAACCACTGTAACGTTTTCTTTTGGATTTATCAGAGCAACAGGCGGAGTCAATTCAACGGAAATTACATTTTCAGTTGCCAATCTTATTGTGTTATTTATTAAAACTTCAGCTTCAGCTTCGATAAATGCAAAAGGATTTTCGCGCTGTAATACTTTTACCCAGTTTGATTTTGCTGAGTTTAAGGCAGCAGATCTTACTCTTACAGTTTTAGGCGCATTATTTTTTTTATGATTTAGAAACCACGAAATTACTTCATCTGTATATGGAATTCCTTCGTGACCGTAACCTGGATATTCGTGATAACGAATATCGTAACCCCATCTTTGAAGCATCTTTACGGCATATCGCGAAAAATTAACATCAACCGATTCGTCAATATCTCCGTGAGTAATGAATATTGGAGTTGTCAACATTGCGTCTGCTTGTGCAAAATTGCTGCTTCTTTCATTATAGAATTTTTCCCGCTCGGTTAGTTTCGAAATTTGTTCTTCCGTCATATTTACGTGATAATCCCAACCGCCGTATACTGGAGCAATTGCAGCAAAAATATCTGTATGCATTGTTCCAACACGCCAGGTTCCGCCACCGCCCATCGATTCACCTTTCAAATAAATCCGGTCTTCATCAACATTAAACATTTTATTTGCAAGCTCAATACATTTCAATACATCGTTCTCTCCTATTCCGGTGTAACTTGTATTTCCTCTTCCATGAGGTTCAATATCAATTACAGGGTATCTGTCAACCAAATCCATATGCCTTGAATCAATTGACCACCAATTTACATAAGGAGGATTTGCTCCGTAATACCCGTGAAGATTTACAACAAGAGGCCATTTTTTATCGGGGTCGTAATTCATTGGTAAATACGCGCGGCAAAATTGCGGAGTATTATCGGTTTCATCACGATAAGTAAGTCTTACAAATCCATTCGCGTGAACGGCAGAATTATTTACTGATTCCTCGTATTCCATCAAAGGTGAATAAAGCGTGCTTATTTTTGATGAATCGATATTTGATAAATCTTTTCCAACTCTGTCGATTATTAATTCCGAAAGCATAACATGAAGCATATCTTTTGGGGTTTCAGGCTTATTCGGCACGCTCGAAATTAAATCCTTGGCAGCTTTTACAGCGTCGCCTTTGTACCAGTATAAATAAGCGGTTAAAACTTGTCCTTTTGTGTTAATACTCGTTAGACAAATATCATAAATTCCATCCTTCCAATTTTGAGTATTGATAACTACTTCTTCTCCGCGTTTTACTTTCTTTTCCGAAACAACTTTTCCGCCTGCCGCAACTGCTTTAACAGTAACATCAATTTTTTGAATTTCCTTGTTTAAGGTTCTGTCGGTTTTAATAACAAGTTTGTTTTGGTCGGAAGATTTTATAATTTCGGGTGAAAGCTGGAATTCGTGAACAAGCGAAAAATTTTCCGGTTTTATTAATCTCATCCAAAAACCCCAAGTCCAGCCGCCATTCACTGATTTTAGAAGGATGGAATTTTCACCCATTAGTAAATCTACTTCGATCTGATTATTTTCACCGGACGCATTGCCATTCTTGTTCGAATAAACTCGTTTTCCATTCACCCAGATTTTACATCCCACATTGCTTCCGAAAGAAAGAATTTCTTTACCGGCATTCTGTCTGCTTATTTTTGTATAAGCATACCCAACTTTGTTGCTGTATGTAACATCTTCGAGAATATCGTAAAAATTAATATAGTTGTAAGGAGATTCATAATTTTTCCAATAAAATTTAAATCCATCGGGACGGGTATGAGTCATATCATTGACCGGTTGGATTTTCTCCTCACCGCTGTTTTCCTGCAAATAATCCGTGTCAAAACCATTTTCATCTTGATTCGGGAAACCTCCTATTATCAGCCAATCTCTTATAAAATCCTTTTGTGAACTTGCCCAGGGAAAGCGCGTTTCTTCTTTAATTGAAGTTTGCGCGTAAGTCTCGATACAAAATGTGAAAATCATTGTTACAACAAACCCAACTGTAAAACGTTTTGAGTAAATCATCTATGTATCTCCTAAATCTTGAACAAATATTTGCTTCCTACATTTATAATTTGAAAAATATTATGACGGCTTTAACACTTTAAGGTGACACCAAATTAGTAAATAACTATTGTAATATTTATTCAAATTGAAATGACTCCCCCGGCTTACTCTTTAATGCAGTAAAGTTTGTGAAAAAATAGTTGCAAATCTCAATGCAAGTAATATGAACACACCAAAAATAAATACTCTTAAACCGAAGTCAACACTAATAGGAAGACTTTGGAGCCATGGATTATTAATGGTATAACTTATTGGAGTTGAAATCGCAACAAATATGCCAAAATTCCAAAGAACTCTTTAGTAAGTAAAAACACTATTTCGAACTCTCCTGAACCTAAAACTTTGCGGATACTAACCTCTTTTTTCATTCTCTCAATTGAATAAGCCGATATACCCAATAAGCCTAGACAAGCTATGCTGATGGAAACAAAAGCAATAAACTAAATTTCCGATAGAGTTTAAAATATTTATTCCAGAATAGTTTTAACAGCTTTCTATGTTGTTAATTTCTGGGCTTTTAATTTATTTCCGTTAGCGGTCGGTATAAGAAACGACATACACTTTTTAATTCGTGTAAATACTTGCCCTTAACATAACCATTTAACCTATGGCTGTTATACAAACTTTTAGCGAAATATAAAATTATAATCAGAGTCATTCATAAAATTCATAAATGTCTCGTCCGACTAATTATTCTGTTTGATGAAATTCATCAATTCTCTGTCGTGGTTATTTACAATTCTGCATTCATTATCAAAATACATTGTAGCACCGTTTTGGGCAGTATAGTGTTCCCACTTTGGAAGTATACCTTCTACATTAGGATTAGCTGTTTTTATGAAGTTAATCCATGCAGAACTCATTTTGTCAGCTAATTTTTTGGCTGCTTCTGAATTGCCCGTCCAGTCGGGTCTCATGTCAACATTATTAAAAGCCAAAGGAATATCTAAACCATGAAAGGAACCTTTTGATTCATTATCAACTGAACTTTTCCATGCTAAAAAATAAACATAGATGAGGGCATTCGTCTCTGAAGCTCTTGCGTCAGCGGTTCGTATTATATTTGGTCTGAAAACCTCATCAATGGAAAGTAGATCCTGAGGTATAAAGTTTGGATAAGCCTTTGCAAATAACTCAATGTATTGATCAGTTTTATTACGATATTTTTTTGATAAGCGTTCTTTAGCCTGTTCAATTGTAAGATCTTTTTCGCTATATGCTGTTGGCATCATTTCATTTAGCGTAGAACCTATCATAAGCGGAATTTCATTTGAAATATCGGAAAATCCCGGACTAAAAGGTTGTTGAAGTAAAACCACTCCATCAGCAGAAGGTGCAAAGCCAAACATTGTTAGCGAGCCAGGTTTTCTTGGGCCCGAAATTTTTTCTATTGCATCGTTTCCAGCTTTTACAAGATCCTTGTATGGTATTGTATCTAGTTTTTCAACTTCTTTTGGTGTAAGCCCAAAACTTTCAAGTACAGCTAAGCCTAAGGCTTGTGATTTCTCTTTTGTCATCACATTTATAAGTGTACCGCTCTGGATAATTGCCTTATTAAATAAACCTTTTGCTGATGGCATACACATGAGTGTGCCAACTTTGCCGCCTCCGCCAGATTCGCCCACAATGGTTACATCAGACGAATTGCCTCCAAAATTATCTATGTTATTTTGTATCCACTCCAATGCTTTTACAATATCGAGCATACCTACATTTGCTGATTTTGAATATTTTTCACCACATACCGATAAATCAAGAAAACCAAGAATGTTCAACCTGTGATTTATAGACACAAACACTATATCACCTTTTTTTGCCAACGCTTCACCATAAGTCATCGGGTCATTGCTAGCTCCAATATGAAAACCTCCGCCATGCAACCAGAGCATTACCGGACGTTTTTTGCCATCCATTATTCCCTGTGTCCAAACATTCACACTGAAGAGTTCTTTTTCGCTTTGTACAGAATCGGGATACCATGGTACTACTTGCTTTGCAACAGGTCCAAAATCTTCACATTTAAGAATTTCTTCCCAAGAATCAGGATCCTGCGGAGGCATAAATCTTTCAGCTTTGGCGTAGGGCACGCCTTTAAAAGCATAAACATTATGGCTAAAACTACCAGATATATCCCCATAGGTTGTTTTTACGATCGGTTGCTGATTATTGCTTGTTTTTGACTTACATTCAATTACACAAAATTCTGCTGTAATAAAAAAAAGTAAAATAAAGTTAATTAATTGTCTCATAGTATTATAATTTATTATATATTTAAAAAATTTCAAGAGATAATGCTGAAATTTATTTTATTTGATTTGATTTTATCTTATTAGCATGGTGTCTTTTTATATAAGTCACAACTTAATTATACTCGCAATAATACAAAAATAAAAATATTTATTTAATTATTTAAGGGTAACTACTTTTTTCCAGAGTATAATAAGAACGAATTATGTGAATATTACTCAGTTGCGGGGAGTCCACTTTTATTGAAATTAAATTTTAAATAGAAGACGATTTTGAGTAAGTCTCTATAAAGTTTCAAAAATAATTGATTTTTTTAGTTATAAGTTGCATACCTATTTAGAAAAACTGCTATGGCAATTAGTACTAAACATCCAATTACATTATACCAGAGATATGGAATTGAAGTGAAAAAGTAAATTAAGATTACGATTGTTTCAGCAATTATTGCAGAATAAAAAGTTGCTGTTCCATTTACTTTTTTTAAATAAAATGCAATTAAAAATATTCCTAAAATCGTTCCATAAAATAATGATCCTAGAATATTCACAGCTTCAATTAACGAACCTAATTTGTTTGCGAACATTGCAAAACCGATTGCATAAAATCCCCAAAATACTGTTGTTAATTTTGAAACAAAAACATAATGTCTATCTGATCCATCTGATTTAATTAATCTTTTGTAAATATCAATTACAGATGTTGAAGCCAAAGCATTTAACTCTGCAGAAGTTGATGACATTGAAGCTGAAAAAATGGAAGCCAAAATTAATCCAATTAATCCCGCTGGTAAATAATTTATAACAAAACTGAGGAAAATATAGTTTATATCATTTGTATCTGCACTTGAATCAACTTTTTTAATTAAGCTTGTAACTTCTGATTTAAGTTTTTTTTCTTGGGCTACAGAATTATTTATTTTTTCAGAAATTGTATTAACATTTTCATTTTCTGAATTTTCTGCATCTAACATTTCCCTTAATTGATTTCTTTTTATTTTATGAATTTCATCAAACTGATTTTTAATATTTGAATATTCAGCTGAGTAATTGCTGTTTTTTACTTTTTCTAATTCAACAGAATTAAAGAAAAGAGGCGGAGTAATAAATTGATAAAACACAAAAACCATTGTTCCAAGAAAAAGTATACTGAACTGCATTGGAATTTTAATAATTCCATTTGCTAAAAGTCCCATTCTGCTTTGTGCAATTGACTTTCCTGATAAATATCTTTGCACTTGAGATTGATCTGTTCCAAAATATGATAAAGCTAAAAATGTTCCGCCGATTAATCCGGTCCAAATATTGTATCTGTCATACCAATCAAAATCGAAAGTAATTGCATTTAGTTTGCCCATTTTCCCGGCAATATGTGTGGCATCTAAAAATGAAATATCGTTTGGTAAATAATGCAAAATCATAAAGAATGCTGAGAACATTCCAAATGTAATTATTATCATTTGTAATAAGTGAGTTTTGTTAACAGCATCAGTTCCGCCGGAAGTGGTGTATAAAATTACAATTCCGCCAATTGATAAAATTGTAAGCTGAATATCCCAACCCAGTAAAATAGAAATAATTAATGCCGGAGCTAAAATTGTAAATCCGGCTGCCATGCCTCTTTGAATTAAAAAAAGCACACTCCCTAAAATTCTATTTTTTAAATCAAATCTTTGCTCTAAATATTCATAAGCTGTATAAACATTTAATCGATGAAAAATTGGGACTACAGTTATAGAAAGAATTATCATTGCAATTGGCAAACCAAGGTAGAATTGCACAAAACGCATCCCGTCAACATATGCTTGTCCAGGAGTTGAAAGAAATGTAATTGCACTTGCTTGAGTCGCCATTATTGAAAGCGTTACGGTGTACCAAGGAGTTGATCTATTTGCAAGCAGATATTCTTGAATATTTTTTTTGCCTCTGGTTTTCCAAATTCCATAAACCAAAACAAACAACAAAAAACCTATAAGAACAATCCAATCAAGAATACTCATTCATCGGCCAATTAATTAGAATAAATTTCAGCTAAAATATTTTGTAAATAAATAAAATAGAATAATAAGTGAAATTAAATTTATTAAAACAATTATATAAAGTTTTTTCCATGAAGAAAATATTGGTGGTTTTTCTTCATCTAATATTTCAATAGAATTTTCATTTTGTTCTTCATTCATTTGACTTTCCTGCAGAAATTAAGTTAACAAAAAGTCGGAATGCGCCGGGAACTCCAGATGGTAATTGTCTGAAAAATGAAATTCCGGTGTAAATAAAATTACCTTTTCCATATTTTGTAAAAAGAAGACTTCCCTTTAAATCATTTTCACCATTATCGTGCGAGGCAAAAATAGGTGTGTAATTTTTATCCCAATTATCTGCAAAATATAAACCTCTTTCCTGCACCCAATTATCGAAATCTTCATTAGTAATTTTGTTGGGGAAATTCAAAAGTTTATTTTCCGGATTTAGAAATTTAATATCTGCATCTTCATCTGTAACTCTTTCACGAGTTATTGAAAAAGGATACGGGCCAATGTTTTCAGTAAGTAAGCCAGAAGAAACATTATACTGCACTAACAAAGTTCCGCCATTTTTCACATACTCCAATAATTTCAGCTGATCAAATTTTAATCTATCTCTTGTGTTATAAGCTCTTACTCCGGTAATAATTGCATCATAATTATTTAGATTTTCGCTGTCAAGTTTTTCATCACTCAGCATTGCAACTTTATAACCCAAATTTTCAAGTGCTTCGGGAACATCGTCTCCGGCTCCCATAATATATCCAATTGTTCCGGCAAATTTTTTAATATCTAGTTTTACTAATTTAATTTTACTATCCGGAAAGTAAGTGTTATAACCGATATGATCATAATAAATTTCAACCATATCTTTGTTGTATTTTTTTCCATCAATTAAAATATAGGCAGTTAGATTTGCTACGTTTTTAAAATTTGGAGGAGTTATTGAAAAAGTGAAAGTTTGTTCGGAATTTTTTTTATCAAACGAAAATGGAATTTCACTTGGTGAAACTTTCCAATCTGAATTTCCGTTAAGTTTTAACACGCCCGTAACTTTATTTGTATTACTTTTTAATCGAACCTTAATTTCCTTGGGAGCATCTTCAGAAAAAATTTCTAATTTATTCTGAATTGAAGTTACAACGGGTGGACGAATTTCGAATGGTCTATATTCTTCACCTTTTACTCTATCGGTCCATTTGTAATCCAAAGGTGTTTGAAATTTTAAAATATCATTTCCCACTTTTAAAGTTGCCCACACTATTATTGCTGGTGGATTTTCCGGTAATCCAATTAATTTTTGATCATCAACATTAAATATTTTTCCGTTGTTATTTTCTTTTAACCAATAAGGCTGAGAGATTGGAAAATCTTTTGGAAGAATAAAGTTAGTTTTTATTTCAACGGGATTATTATTTTCTAATTTAATATTTATTGTTGAGTCTGCAAGTTGATCTGAAAGTGATATATTTTCTAAAGTAAAATTTATGTCCGATCTGTTTATTAATGTTGTGGTAAAATTTATTTTATCTCCAGGAGAGGCTGAATAATCATCTGAGATTGCTTCAAACCACAATCCTGTACACGATTGAATTATTGAAAGTAATGCTTTCTTTTTCTGCTCAACCCAATAATTATTTTTTATAGAGTTTAATTCATTATTTAACTCAATTAAACCATTTACTGATTGAGATGGTTTTTCAGGATTAAAGGAAGAAATAATTTTATTAATTTGGTGCTGAATTTTCTGACTATTTTCAATTCTATTCCAAGTTATATCAATATTATCAAACAAATCAGAATTTGGTTTATTCCCAGCATTCAATTCAAAATATTCAAAAATATTTCCTCGTCTTTCTGAAGCTCCAAAACCCTGACTCTTATGCATTGATCTGCTTTCAGCTGCAATTTCGGTATATGATTTTCCTAAAATTGAATTATAATCTCCGACATTAATTTTTATCAATCCTTTTTGTTCTTCATCTGATGGTCGCCACTTATTCCAAAATAATCTTTTAGCTTGCCAAGGTTCAACATATTTTAACTGATCTTTAAATTTAGCAGAATCAGCAGCAGCTTTAAATGCTTCTTCGGTTAAAATTGCTGAAGCTGTGTGATGACCATGTCCGCCGCTTCCATCAGATGGGAAGCGAGTAATAATAATATCCGGCTTAAAATTTCGAATTACCCAAACAACATCGGATAATATATTTTCTCTCCCCCAAAACTTAAAAGATTCTTCTGGAGATTTAGAATAACCAAAATCAATTGCTCTTGTAAAAAATTGTTCGGCTCCATCAATTCGTCTGGCAGCAAGCAATTCCTTTGTTCGTATAATTCCAATTTCATCACCTTTTTCAGAACCAATTAAATTTTGACCGCCATCTCCGCGAGTTAAAGCTAAGTAACCAGTTCTTAATTTTCTCGCCTTTGAAAAGTAT is a genomic window containing:
- a CDS encoding isoprenylcysteine carboxylmethyltransferase family protein, with the translated sequence MNFKIITIIVIVYLYGLFEYYVNYQQKKKLKIVSVRDKGSLWLIVISITAGYLLSFSIAATKIGRIYYWNILFTIGLFIITIGLIIRVISIRQLKQYFTYSVSKVENHLLIEKGFYKFIRHPGYLGQLLIFTGISISLSNWLAVILMLLSTLVGYINRIRVEEKFMIEQMGDIYSNYQKRTKKLIPKIY
- a CDS encoding tyrosine-type recombinase/integrase, whose translation is MLDKCKETAKNAGIAKNATVHKWRHSFSSHMLITGLQYEEREYLMRHKPEEMTAHYTKVNPRELHDKLSNLDEIIKDI
- a CDS encoding tyrosine-type recombinase/integrase codes for the protein MTITQYLQTVKAIFKYQVSKDNITKNSMDHLIIPIISKKNLIKRENEYYNKEEIQSFIKQEMSENLRNIFTGLFLTGCRIEEFTHLTCKDSIDLESRMILIRTTEMHETKTEFSESNIPITNHLFKIIQKLEAKTNSEFIFTNEEGNQIKER
- a CDS encoding prolyl oligopeptidase family serine peptidase, with product MIYSKRFTVGFVVTMIFTFCIETYAQTSIKEETRFPWASSQKDFIRDWLIIGGFPNQDENGFDTDYLQENSGEEKIQPVNDMTHTRPDGFKFYWKNYESPYNYINFYDILEDVTYSNKVGYAYTKISRQNAGKEILSFGSNVGCKIWVNGKRVYSNKNGNASGENNQIEVDLLMGENSILLKSVNGGWTWGFWMRLIKPENFSLVHEFQLSPEIIKSSDQNKLVIKTDRTLNKEIQKIDVTVKAVAAGGKVVSEKKVKRGEEVVINTQNWKDGIYDICLTSINTKGQVLTAYLYWYKGDAVKAAKDLISSVPNKPETPKDMLHVMLSELIIDRVGKDLSNIDSSKISTLYSPLMEYEESVNNSAVHANGFVRLTYRDETDNTPQFCRAYLPMNYDPDKKWPLVVNLHGYYGANPPYVNWWSIDSRHMDLVDRYPVIDIEPHGRGNTSYTGIGENDVLKCIELANKMFNVDEDRIYLKGESMGGGGTWRVGTMHTDIFAAIAPVYGGWDYHVNMTEEQISKLTEREKFYNERSSNFAQADAMLTTPIFITHGDIDESVDVNFSRYAVKMLQRWGYDIRYHEYPGYGHEGIPYTDEVISWFLNHKKNNAPKTVRVRSAALNSAKSNWVKVLQRENPFAFIEAEAEVLINNTIRLATENVISVELTPPVALINPKENVTVVWNVNDIREVEVKDGKIILTDKNYKTSAKSKNPEIEGPISEVTTTPFAIVIGTSSKDTLMNKLCRIKATEFVSYWKNWQKYEPRVFLDTELSEIDMAKYSLILYGDAEANLITKKIGNKIPLKISSSNIEISGKVFEAKDACVQMVYPHPLNDKRYVTVIGGTSAAGMYFYTNGEEDFDFFIKDGSVVNRSLGFPSDKLIIARGIFDNNWKISDKYTETGDFDLRKKCPYRRVQSDFTTIIENLPLVDKEILNTYIGKYEIQPGVNINVFIESGNLMGNSPDGQKFKLFPISETDFFIDMADVLLMFKKNNDGIVDGVEIIQNGNKMISRKVK
- a CDS encoding carboxylesterase/lipase family protein, whose protein sequence is MRQLINFILLFFITAEFCVIECKSKTSNNQQPIVKTTYGDISGSFSHNVYAFKGVPYAKAERFMPPQDPDSWEEILKCEDFGPVAKQVVPWYPDSVQSEKELFSVNVWTQGIMDGKKRPVMLWLHGGGFHIGASNDPMTYGEALAKKGDIVFVSINHRLNILGFLDLSVCGEKYSKSANVGMLDIVKALEWIQNNIDNFGGNSSDVTIVGESGGGGKVGTLMCMPSAKGLFNKAIIQSGTLINVMTKEKSQALGLAVLESFGLTPKEVEKLDTIPYKDLVKAGNDAIEKISGPRKPGSLTMFGFAPSADGVVLLQQPFSPGFSDISNEIPLMIGSTLNEMMPTAYSEKDLTIEQAKERLSKKYRNKTDQYIELFAKAYPNFIPQDLLSIDEVFRPNIIRTADARASETNALIYVYFLAWKSSVDNESKGSFHGLDIPLAFNNVDMRPDWTGNSEAAKKLADKMSSAWINFIKTANPNVEGILPKWEHYTAQNGATMYFDNECRIVNNHDRELMNFIKQNN